Proteins encoded in a region of the Variovorax sp. PAMC 28711 genome:
- a CDS encoding esterase-like activity of phytase family protein: MTRQRTMAGGIALMSAALMVTACGGGDGGGNGGFAFPAASGGTGTGTQTSAPAPAGTTPVVASTVTGTFLDAAVEGLDYTAGAGTKAATNAAGEFVCKDGDTVVFSAGAVALGSAACGATVTPLTLAGGSDIKTDAVVNRLLALQTLDDDADPSNGIKLTAPLKAALTAGVLDFAATPAAFELALNKLLAALPAPWSTRTVDASRRILAQEHFENTLASRLGTPVVDTSTQTNALGKFALAVTRYQLQADAKFYVPYEGSNALIKADFPNGFLPAYGSGMAFKGKAADGALEFYAITDRGPNGDGPTTPVPGGTGTNVSKVFPAPSFAPSYGVIRVGSNGAVLQSSTPLRLNAGQKLTGLPPQSGVGSTGETPLTDAYVFDATKSNFDANGIDPESMVLDAKRNVLWTSDEYGPFIARINIATGVVEKRYKPGTGAGDLPAVLQQRRANRGMEGLALDIASGKLHGYLQSPIDPKDGAGKSLKATPPGGVSTDVRHIAKFARWLEFDPSTETSKMYAYPINGGVYDKDRTGNAKLGDLVSLGNGRFIVIEQGARKSDGKVFNKLMLVEVPANATDIVGFDQNLEVSSITQAVAGTADYSAVITLKKTELLDLNALGWLAEKAEGLAWVDDHTLALVNDNDFGVATTLLDATGAKIAGSMEDCTVDAAGAIVSGCPKATGGARLTRGSDLERPTRVWLIKFDQSLSALRLP; this comes from the coding sequence ATGACCAGACAAAGAACGATGGCGGGCGGTATCGCGCTCATGAGCGCCGCACTGATGGTGACGGCGTGCGGTGGTGGTGATGGCGGCGGCAACGGCGGCTTCGCCTTTCCGGCTGCGAGCGGCGGTACCGGCACGGGCACGCAGACGTCGGCCCCTGCGCCCGCCGGCACGACCCCGGTCGTCGCCAGCACGGTCACCGGCACCTTCCTGGATGCCGCCGTCGAAGGCCTGGACTACACAGCCGGTGCGGGCACCAAGGCCGCGACCAACGCGGCCGGCGAATTCGTTTGCAAGGATGGCGACACCGTCGTTTTCAGCGCGGGCGCTGTGGCGCTCGGCAGTGCCGCCTGCGGCGCCACCGTCACGCCGCTCACGCTCGCCGGCGGCTCCGACATCAAGACCGATGCCGTGGTCAACCGCCTGCTGGCATTGCAGACGCTCGACGACGACGCCGACCCGTCGAACGGCATCAAGTTGACGGCGCCGCTCAAGGCCGCGCTGACGGCCGGGGTGCTGGATTTCGCCGCGACGCCCGCGGCCTTCGAGCTGGCGCTGAACAAGCTGCTCGCGGCCTTGCCCGCGCCCTGGAGCACGCGCACCGTCGACGCGAGCCGTCGCATCCTCGCGCAGGAACATTTTGAGAACACGCTGGCGTCGCGCCTCGGCACACCGGTGGTCGACACGTCCACGCAGACCAATGCGCTGGGCAAGTTCGCGCTGGCCGTCACGCGCTATCAGTTGCAGGCCGATGCGAAGTTCTACGTGCCCTACGAAGGCAGCAACGCGCTCATCAAGGCCGACTTTCCCAACGGCTTCCTGCCGGCCTATGGCTCCGGCATGGCGTTCAAGGGCAAGGCGGCCGACGGTGCACTGGAGTTCTATGCGATCACCGATCGCGGTCCGAACGGCGACGGGCCGACCACGCCGGTGCCAGGCGGCACGGGGACGAACGTCAGCAAGGTGTTCCCGGCGCCCTCGTTCGCGCCAAGCTACGGCGTGATCCGCGTGGGCAGCAACGGCGCCGTGCTGCAGTCGAGCACGCCGCTCCGGCTCAATGCGGGCCAGAAGCTCACCGGCCTGCCGCCGCAATCGGGCGTGGGCTCGACCGGCGAGACACCGCTGACCGATGCCTACGTGTTCGACGCCACCAAATCCAACTTCGATGCGAACGGGATCGACCCCGAATCGATGGTGCTCGACGCCAAACGCAACGTGCTGTGGACCAGCGACGAGTACGGGCCGTTCATCGCCCGCATCAACATTGCCACCGGCGTGGTCGAGAAGCGCTACAAGCCCGGCACGGGCGCCGGCGACCTGCCGGCCGTGCTGCAGCAGCGGCGTGCCAACCGCGGCATGGAAGGCCTGGCGCTCGACATCGCCAGCGGCAAGTTGCACGGCTACCTGCAAAGCCCGATCGACCCGAAGGACGGTGCGGGCAAGTCGCTGAAGGCGACGCCGCCAGGCGGTGTCAGTACCGACGTGCGCCACATCGCGAAGTTCGCGCGCTGGCTCGAGTTTGACCCGAGCACCGAAACCTCGAAGATGTACGCCTACCCGATCAACGGCGGCGTCTACGACAAGGACCGCACCGGCAACGCCAAGCTGGGTGACCTGGTGAGCCTCGGCAACGGCCGGTTCATCGTGATCGAGCAGGGCGCCCGCAAGAGCGACGGCAAGGTGTTCAACAAGCTGATGCTGGTGGAAGTGCCGGCCAATGCGACCGACATCGTCGGGTTCGACCAGAACCTCGAAGTCAGCAGCATCACGCAAGCCGTGGCGGGCACGGCCGACTATTCCGCCGTCATCACGCTCAAGAAGACCGAGCTGCTCGACCTCAACGCGCTCGGCTGGCTGGCCGAAAAGGCGGAAGGCCTGGCCTGGGTCGACGACCACACGCTGGCGCTGGTCAACGACAACGACTTCGGCGTTGCCACCACGCTGCTCGATGCCACCGGCGCCAAGATCGCCGGCAGCATGGAAGACTGCACGGTCGATGCCGCAGGCGCGATCGTGAGCGGCTGCCCCAAGGCCACCGGCGGTGCCCGCCTCACGCGCGGCAGCGACCTCGAGCGGCCGACGCGCGTGTGGCTGATCAAGTTCGACCAGAGCCTGTCGGCCTTGCGTCTGCCCTGA
- a CDS encoding AEC family transporter: MLQIFLVTFPFFALIAAGYAAARLRVLPLDAIPGLNTFVLYFALPCMLYRFGARTPIAQLLDGSVALVWGVSGLLLVAATVWWTRSARLGWNDASFGALVAAFPNTGFMGVPLLAALLGASAAGPVIITITFDMVITSSLCIALSRLDGADEHGAARAVRQALRGMFVNPLPWSILLGALASAMQFSLFGPIDRTVAMLADAASPAALFTIGAVLARSALLARSTPDHGLSRAGDVLPVVLAKLLVHPLLVWSAARGAMALGLPLTEPALVAIVLVAALPSASNVAMLAERFGADNGRIARIILWTTAAAFVTFPLAVRWLR; the protein is encoded by the coding sequence GTGCTGCAGATCTTCCTGGTCACTTTCCCGTTCTTCGCGCTGATCGCGGCCGGCTATGCGGCCGCGCGCCTGCGCGTGTTGCCGCTCGATGCCATCCCGGGGCTCAATACCTTCGTTCTGTATTTCGCGCTGCCGTGCATGCTGTACCGCTTCGGCGCGCGCACGCCGATCGCGCAGTTGCTCGATGGCAGCGTGGCGCTGGTGTGGGGCGTCAGCGGACTGCTGCTGGTCGCCGCCACCGTGTGGTGGACGCGCAGTGCGCGGCTCGGCTGGAACGACGCGTCGTTCGGCGCGCTGGTGGCAGCGTTCCCGAACACCGGCTTCATGGGCGTGCCGCTCCTGGCCGCCCTGCTCGGCGCCAGCGCGGCGGGGCCGGTGATCATCACGATCACTTTCGACATGGTCATCACGTCGTCGCTCTGCATCGCGCTCTCGCGTCTCGACGGTGCCGACGAACACGGCGCGGCGCGGGCGGTGCGGCAGGCCTTGCGCGGCATGTTCGTGAACCCGCTGCCCTGGTCGATCCTGCTCGGCGCGCTGGCGTCGGCGATGCAGTTCAGCCTCTTCGGTCCGATCGATCGCACGGTGGCGATGCTGGCCGACGCGGCCTCGCCGGCGGCCCTCTTCACCATCGGCGCGGTGCTCGCACGGTCGGCGCTGCTGGCGCGCAGCACGCCCGATCACGGCCTCTCGCGCGCCGGCGACGTGCTGCCGGTGGTGCTGGCCAAGTTGCTGGTGCATCCGCTGCTCGTGTGGTCGGCGGCGCGTGGGGCGATGGCGCTCGGGCTGCCGTTGACCGAGCCTGCGCTGGTGGCCATCGTGCTGGTCGCTGCGCTGCCGAGCGCGAGCAACGTGGCGATGCTGGCCGAGCGATTCGGCGCCGACAACGGGCGCATCGCACGCATCATCTTGTGGACGACAGCCGCGGCCTTCGTCACCTTCCCGCTCGCGGTGCGCTGGTTGCGCTGA
- a CDS encoding serine/threonine protein kinase, which translates to MSLAIRLNEPTVLASMQGLDDDVDLPLAATEAAEPVIVQSLPEGARLLDYEIIGLIGEGGFGIVYLAYDALLERHIAIKEYMPTTLASRASGSQAVVIKSERHAESFHVGLRSFINEARLLERFDHPSLVKVLHFWEANGTAYMAMPFYEGHTLAQVLETMGRAPVEAEILAWLRPLLQALTVLHAARCFHRDIAPDNILLTPDGPLLLDFGAARRVVLDRADTPTVVFKPGYAPIEQYGEMQELKQGAWTDLYALAAVVYAAVTGRPPIPAVERWVDDTLLPLSEVAQGGYSPPFLATIDAALALKPVDRPATAADFLARLDAVEDAPRMLEAIPEVPEGVAVPALLAVPEPVSEPVVAAVAPVAPPLITDPPSLGTIAQPWERRSRLPLYALLALLLVLGAWGLTALRNRAPAVDAPAERPAATASSPTPAPEAAPVQASAPAPIPPPPMPQMAPVPKAVARGPATAPAVVRPPAPARDAVAPSSTRAAPEAAPSRTADVRQRCGEIIQRASIEPLRSGEAAFLKRECRQ; encoded by the coding sequence ATGAGCCTGGCTATTCGACTCAATGAGCCCACCGTGCTCGCGTCGATGCAAGGGCTGGACGACGACGTCGACCTGCCGCTGGCCGCGACCGAAGCTGCCGAACCCGTCATCGTTCAGAGCCTGCCCGAAGGTGCCCGACTGCTCGATTACGAGATCATCGGGCTGATCGGCGAGGGTGGCTTCGGCATCGTCTACCTCGCCTACGACGCCTTGCTGGAACGACACATCGCCATCAAGGAATACATGCCGACCACGCTGGCGTCGCGCGCCAGCGGATCGCAGGCGGTGGTGATCAAGTCGGAGCGGCATGCCGAGTCGTTCCATGTCGGCCTGCGCAGCTTCATCAACGAAGCACGGCTGCTCGAACGCTTCGACCATCCGTCGCTGGTGAAGGTGCTCCATTTCTGGGAAGCCAACGGCACGGCCTACATGGCGATGCCTTTCTACGAAGGGCACACGCTGGCGCAGGTGCTGGAGACGATGGGCCGCGCGCCCGTCGAAGCAGAAATTCTGGCCTGGCTGCGGCCGCTCCTGCAGGCGCTCACCGTGTTGCACGCCGCGCGCTGCTTTCATCGCGACATCGCACCCGACAACATCCTGCTCACGCCCGACGGCCCGCTGCTGCTCGACTTCGGCGCTGCGCGTCGTGTCGTGCTCGACAGGGCCGACACGCCCACCGTCGTGTTCAAGCCGGGCTATGCGCCGATCGAGCAGTACGGCGAAATGCAGGAGCTCAAGCAGGGCGCGTGGACCGACCTCTATGCGCTGGCCGCCGTGGTGTATGCGGCGGTGACCGGGCGCCCGCCGATCCCCGCCGTGGAACGCTGGGTCGACGACACATTGCTGCCGCTGTCGGAGGTTGCGCAAGGCGGTTACAGCCCGCCTTTTCTTGCCACGATCGACGCAGCGCTTGCGCTGAAGCCGGTCGACCGGCCCGCCACGGCCGCTGACTTTTTGGCGCGCCTGGACGCGGTCGAAGACGCACCGCGAATGCTCGAAGCGATCCCTGAAGTGCCTGAGGGCGTGGCTGTGCCGGCGCTGCTTGCTGTCCCGGAGCCTGTTTCCGAACCGGTCGTGGCCGCCGTGGCACCCGTCGCGCCGCCGCTCATTACCGACCCGCCGTCGCTGGGCACGATCGCGCAGCCGTGGGAGCGCCGCAGCCGGCTGCCGCTCTACGCCTTGCTGGCGCTGCTGCTTGTCCTGGGTGCTTGGGGGCTGACTGCGCTTCGAAATCGGGCGCCAGCCGTCGATGCGCCTGCCGAGCGGCCGGCGGCCACCGCGAGTTCGCCGACGCCGGCACCTGAAGCGGCGCCGGTGCAGGCCTCCGCGCCGGCGCCGATTCCCCCGCCGCCAATGCCACAGATGGCCCCGGTGCCCAAAGCTGTGGCGCGCGGTCCGGCCACTGCGCCCGCCGTGGTGCGGCCGCCAGCGCCGGCACGAGACGCGGTGGCGCCCTCGTCCACCCGCGCTGCGCCCGAAGCGGCGCCGTCCAGAACAGCAGACGTCCGTCAGCGGTGCGGCGAAATCATTCAACGGGCTTCCATCGAACCACTTCGGTCCGGCGAGGCTGCATTTTTAAAAAGGGAGTGTCGACAATGA
- a CDS encoding OmpA family protein, producing the protein MNIAKTTTTGRWLQAAFGTAALLAGLALTGCAAPKASVSTTVLPFDQAVANVTDGLMAQTSGFAGFASKRSLVLDPMVDVGSGQQTVATQTLQRRVAERMRTQHDTAEILPFQKENLDKASYLLTGTLARTQRSPTTPGPIQIKLALTDVRSGKVVAQASGLARDEGIDNTPLAYDQDSPVLAQDQVIDGYVRTTATGPGQPADAYYLQRLTAAPVITEATALYNAGRYQEALAQYNAANATPAGDQLRVLSGIYLTSVKLDRTADAEQAFAKIVSYGIANKQLGVKFLFNPGSTVFWSDPKVSGAYDMWLRQLAGLSTAANVCMDIVGHTSHTGTAALNDSLSLQRADFIRQKLTAQSAPLEKRTRADGKGFRENIIGTGTDNTVDALDRRVEFKIVACPA; encoded by the coding sequence ATGAACATTGCAAAAACCACCACCACCGGACGCTGGCTTCAGGCCGCGTTCGGCACAGCCGCCTTGCTGGCTGGCCTGGCCCTGACGGGCTGCGCCGCGCCCAAGGCCAGCGTGTCCACCACCGTGTTGCCGTTCGACCAGGCGGTCGCCAACGTCACCGACGGGCTGATGGCCCAAACGAGCGGCTTTGCCGGCTTTGCATCCAAACGCAGCCTGGTGCTCGACCCGATGGTCGACGTCGGCAGTGGCCAGCAAACCGTCGCCACGCAAACCTTGCAACGCCGCGTCGCCGAACGCATGCGCACGCAGCACGACACGGCAGAAATCCTGCCGTTCCAAAAAGAGAACCTGGACAAGGCGAGCTACTTGCTGACCGGCACCTTGGCGCGCACGCAGCGCTCGCCGACCACGCCGGGTCCGATCCAGATCAAGCTGGCGCTGACCGATGTGCGCAGCGGCAAGGTCGTGGCGCAAGCGTCGGGCCTGGCGCGCGACGAAGGCATCGACAACACCCCGCTCGCCTACGACCAGGACAGCCCGGTGCTCGCCCAGGACCAGGTGATCGACGGCTACGTGCGCACCACCGCCACCGGCCCGGGCCAACCCGCCGATGCGTACTACCTGCAACGGCTGACCGCAGCCCCGGTGATCACCGAGGCCACCGCGCTCTACAACGCCGGCCGTTACCAGGAAGCACTCGCGCAATACAACGCCGCGAACGCGACGCCGGCCGGCGATCAGCTGCGCGTGCTGAGCGGCATTTACCTGACCTCGGTCAAGCTGGACCGCACCGCCGATGCCGAACAGGCCTTCGCCAAGATCGTCTCGTACGGCATTGCCAACAAGCAGCTCGGCGTGAAGTTCCTGTTCAACCCGGGCAGCACCGTGTTCTGGTCCGATCCCAAGGTCAGCGGTGCCTACGACATGTGGTTGCGCCAACTCGCCGGCCTGAGCACGGCGGCCAATGTGTGCATGGACATCGTCGGCCACACCAGCCACACCGGCACGGCGGCGCTCAACGATTCGCTGTCGCTGCAGCGCGCCGATTTCATTCGTCAGAAACTGACCGCGCAGTCGGCGCCGCTCGAAAAGCGCACGCGTGCGGATGGCAAGGGCTTTCGCGAAAACATCATCGGCACCGGCACCGACAACACGGTCGATGCGCTCGACCGTCGCGTCGAATTCAAGATCGTCGCCTGCCCCGCCTGA
- the priA gene encoding replication restart helicase PriA, with protein MNWRIDVAVQTPAHSALGDLLSYAGNDPLPAGTLLRVPLGAREVLGVVWQSTPETETETAMALKPVGAALDALAPLGEAWRDLVAFAARYYQRSLGEVALAALPPQLRDLSSVQLARRLKRKTAARAEVVADTAANAIALSAEQSDALARFETEAGPFLLFGSTGSGKTEVYLRAVAALLARNDAAQALVMVPEINLTPQLEARFKARFGDDAVVSLHSGMTNPQRLASWLAAHSGTARIVLGTRMAVFASMPGLQLIVVDEEHDPSYKQQEGARYSARDLAVWRGQRENAKVILGSATPSFESWHQSRPAEGDDPGGRYVRLAMPARIGAGELPAVRLVDMNLQPPKTVLSGALLAAIGERIARGEQSMVFLNRRGYAPVLACGDCGWKSECPHCSAFRVFHKIDRTLRCHHCGYAERVPRACPACGNPDIAPVGRGTERLEEHLGELFADVKRPDGSAVTIARIDADSTRKEGALESQLAAVHSGEVNVLVGTQMIAKGHDFRRITLVAAVNPDGALFSSDFRAPERLFGLLMQSAGRAGRDAAYLAAQGSRAEMWVQTSHPQHPLFAALRRHDYAAFAQSELAERRAAGMPPFAFQALIRADARTQDAAQAFLTAASTAADRLEGAERVTRYPAVPLAVQRVANVERAQMLVESGSRAALQRLLAGWQPVLHALRRTPEGKGVIRWLIDVDPQQI; from the coding sequence ATGAACTGGCGAATCGACGTCGCCGTTCAAACCCCGGCGCACAGCGCGCTGGGCGATTTGTTGAGTTACGCCGGCAACGATCCGTTGCCCGCCGGCACCCTTTTGCGCGTTCCGCTGGGCGCGCGCGAAGTGCTGGGCGTCGTTTGGCAAAGCACGCCCGAGACGGAAACCGAAACCGCGATGGCGCTCAAGCCCGTGGGCGCCGCGCTCGATGCGCTGGCGCCGCTCGGTGAGGCGTGGCGCGATCTGGTGGCGTTCGCCGCCCGTTACTACCAGCGCTCGCTCGGCGAAGTGGCGTTGGCGGCTTTGCCGCCCCAGTTGCGCGACCTCAGCAGCGTGCAACTGGCCCGCCGGCTCAAGCGCAAGACGGCGGCCCGCGCGGAGGTGGTGGCCGACACCGCGGCCAACGCCATCGCGCTCTCGGCCGAGCAGAGCGACGCCCTCGCCCGCTTCGAGACCGAAGCGGGACCCTTCCTGCTGTTCGGCAGCACGGGCAGCGGCAAGACCGAGGTGTATCTGCGCGCCGTGGCCGCATTGCTGGCGCGCAACGACGCCGCCCAGGCGCTCGTCATGGTGCCGGAGATCAACCTGACGCCGCAGCTCGAAGCGCGCTTCAAGGCGCGCTTCGGCGACGACGCAGTCGTGTCGCTGCACAGCGGCATGACCAATCCGCAACGTCTGGCGAGCTGGCTGGCGGCGCACAGCGGCACCGCCCGCATCGTGCTGGGCACGCGCATGGCGGTGTTCGCGTCGATGCCGGGGCTGCAATTGATCGTCGTCGACGAGGAGCACGACCCGAGCTACAAGCAGCAGGAGGGCGCACGGTATTCGGCGCGCGATCTCGCCGTGTGGCGCGGCCAGCGCGAAAACGCCAAGGTGATCCTCGGCTCGGCCACGCCGTCCTTCGAAAGCTGGCACCAGAGCCGCCCGGCCGAAGGCGACGATCCCGGAGGCCGCTATGTGCGGCTCGCCATGCCTGCACGCATCGGCGCTGGCGAACTGCCGGCCGTGCGCCTGGTCGACATGAACCTGCAGCCGCCGAAGACGGTGCTGTCGGGCGCATTGCTGGCCGCCATCGGCGAGCGCATTGCGCGCGGCGAGCAGAGCATGGTGTTTTTGAACCGCCGCGGCTATGCGCCGGTGCTGGCCTGCGGCGACTGCGGCTGGAAGAGCGAATGCCCGCATTGCAGCGCCTTTCGCGTGTTCCACAAGATCGATCGCACCCTGCGTTGCCACCACTGCGGCTACGCGGAGCGCGTGCCGCGCGCCTGCCCGGCCTGCGGCAACCCGGACATCGCACCGGTCGGCCGCGGCACCGAGCGGCTCGAAGAGCACCTGGGCGAACTTTTCGCCGACGTGAAACGGCCCGACGGCAGCGCGGTGACCATCGCGCGCATCGACGCCGACAGCACCCGCAAGGAAGGCGCGCTGGAATCGCAGCTCGCGGCCGTGCACTCGGGCGAGGTCAACGTGCTGGTCGGCACCCAGATGATTGCCAAGGGACACGACTTCCGGCGCATCACGCTGGTGGCAGCGGTCAACCCGGACGGCGCGCTGTTCTCGAGCGACTTTCGGGCGCCGGAACGCCTCTTCGGTTTGCTGATGCAATCGGCCGGACGCGCCGGGCGCGACGCCGCGTACCTCGCAGCGCAAGGCAGCCGCGCCGAAATGTGGGTGCAGACCTCGCATCCGCAGCATCCGCTGTTCGCGGCGCTGCGGCGCCACGACTATGCGGCCTTCGCACAGTCGGAGCTGGCAGAGCGGCGCGCCGCCGGCATGCCGCCGTTCGCGTTCCAGGCACTGATTCGCGCCGATGCGCGCACGCAGGACGCCGCGCAGGCGTTCTTGACCGCGGCGAGCACCGCGGCCGACCGGCTCGAAGGTGCCGAGCGCGTCACGCGCTATCCGGCAGTGCCGCTCGCGGTCCAGCGTGTCGCGAACGTCGAGCGTGCGCAGATGCTGGTCGAGAGCGGTTCACGCGCCGCGCTGCAGAGGTTGCTCGCGGGCTGGCAGCCGGTGTTGCACGCGCTGCGCCGGACGCCCGAAGGCAAGGGCGTGATCCGCTGGCTGATCGACGTCGACCCCCAGCAAATCTAA
- the hemE gene encoding uroporphyrinogen decarboxylase: MPSASFQPLQNDTFLRACWRQATDHTPVWLMRQAGRYLPEYVATRAKAGSFMGLATNVDYATEVTLQPLARYPLDAAILFSDILTVPDAMGLGLSFEAGEGPRFARPVRDEAAIHALEAPDLNKLKYVFDAVTSIRRALDGRVPLIGFSGSPWTLACYMVEGAGSSDYRRVKSLMYSRPDLMHHLLAINADAVAAYLNAQIDAGAQAVMIFDSWGGVLADGAFQEFSLAYTTRVLAGLKRGGADGVPVPRIVFTKGGGLWLDAMRGLDCEVLGVDWTVNLGRARALVAENGAGAKALQGNIDPNVLFAPQAQIETEVAKVLRAFGAPHTDKTTTGPTHIFNLGHGISQFTPPDHVAHLVAAVHQQSRALRTVA; encoded by the coding sequence ATGCCTTCTGCGTCCTTCCAACCCCTCCAAAACGACACTTTCCTGCGCGCCTGTTGGCGTCAGGCCACCGACCACACGCCCGTCTGGCTGATGCGCCAGGCCGGCCGATATCTCCCCGAATACGTCGCGACCCGCGCCAAAGCCGGCAGCTTCATGGGGCTGGCCACCAACGTCGACTACGCAACGGAGGTCACGCTGCAGCCGCTCGCGCGCTATCCGCTGGATGCGGCGATCCTGTTTTCCGACATCCTCACCGTGCCCGACGCGATGGGCCTGGGCCTGTCGTTCGAGGCCGGCGAAGGCCCGCGTTTCGCACGGCCGGTGCGCGACGAGGCGGCGATCCACGCGCTGGAGGCGCCCGACCTCAACAAGCTCAAATATGTATTCGATGCGGTCACCTCGATCCGTCGCGCGCTCGATGGTCGGGTCCCGCTCATCGGCTTTTCGGGCAGCCCGTGGACGCTCGCCTGCTACATGGTCGAAGGCGCCGGCTCGAGCGACTACCGGCGCGTCAAGTCGCTGATGTACAGCCGGCCCGACCTGATGCACCACCTGCTGGCGATCAACGCCGACGCCGTGGCCGCGTACCTCAACGCCCAGATCGATGCCGGCGCGCAGGCCGTGATGATTTTCGATTCCTGGGGTGGTGTGCTGGCGGATGGCGCGTTCCAGGAATTCAGCCTGGCCTACACCACGCGCGTCCTGGCGGGCCTGAAGCGCGGCGGCGCCGATGGCGTTCCGGTGCCGCGCATCGTCTTCACCAAGGGCGGCGGCCTGTGGCTCGACGCGATGCGCGGACTCGACTGCGAAGTGCTCGGCGTCGACTGGACGGTGAACCTCGGCCGCGCCCGCGCGCTCGTGGCGGAAAACGGCGCCGGCGCGAAGGCGCTGCAGGGCAACATCGATCCCAACGTGCTGTTCGCGCCGCAGGCGCAGATCGAAACCGAAGTGGCGAAGGTGCTTCGGGCTTTCGGCGCGCCACACACCGACAAAACGACGACCGGCCCGACCCACATCTTCAACCTCGGCCACGGCATCAGCCAGTTCACCCCGCCCGACCATGTAGCCCATTTGGTTGCAGCGGTTCACCAGCAATCGCGCGCGCTGCGCACTGTGGCGTGA
- a CDS encoding MFS transporter: MTPGTTPTASSSKFATVLRVTGGNFMEMFDFFLFGFYATQISKAFFPAGNEFASLMLTFMTFGAGFLMRPLGAIFLGAYIDRVGRRQGLIVTLALMALGTLLIACVPGYATIGLAAPLLVLVGRLLQGFSAGVELGGVSVYLSEMATPGHKGFYVAWQSASQQVAIVVAAALGYWLNVTFTSAEVADFYWRIPFFVGCLIVPVLFILRRSLQETEEFMARKHRPDAREIFQSMVSNWRLVVAGMMLVSMTTVSFYLITVYTPTFGKSVLHLSTTDALVVTLCVAISNFFWLPVMGALSDRVGRKPLLIVFTVLTILTAYPSLKWLVGAPSFVRMLEVELWLSFLYASYNGAMVVALTEVMPVHVRTAGFSLAYSLATAVFGGFTPAIATGLIEMTGDKGAPGLWMTAAAICGLIATLILYRRQARTPTPYGAPA, encoded by the coding sequence ATGACCCCAGGGACGACCCCCACCGCTTCCTCCTCCAAGTTCGCCACCGTCCTGCGCGTGACGGGTGGCAACTTCATGGAGATGTTCGACTTCTTCCTGTTCGGCTTCTACGCCACGCAGATCTCGAAGGCGTTCTTTCCGGCCGGCAACGAGTTCGCCTCGCTGATGCTGACCTTCATGACCTTCGGCGCAGGCTTCTTGATGCGCCCGCTCGGCGCGATCTTCCTGGGCGCCTACATCGACCGCGTCGGTCGCCGGCAGGGATTGATCGTCACGCTCGCGCTGATGGCGCTCGGCACGCTGCTCATCGCCTGCGTACCGGGCTACGCGACGATCGGCCTCGCCGCACCGTTGCTGGTGCTGGTCGGCCGCTTGCTGCAGGGCTTTTCGGCGGGCGTGGAGCTGGGTGGCGTCTCGGTGTATTTGTCGGAGATGGCGACGCCGGGCCACAAGGGCTTCTACGTGGCGTGGCAATCGGCCAGCCAGCAGGTGGCGATCGTCGTGGCCGCGGCGCTCGGCTACTGGCTCAACGTGACCTTCACCTCGGCCGAGGTGGCCGACTTCTACTGGCGCATTCCGTTCTTCGTCGGCTGCCTGATCGTGCCGGTGCTATTCATCCTGCGCCGCTCGCTGCAGGAAACCGAGGAGTTCATGGCGCGCAAGCACCGCCCCGATGCCCGAGAGATCTTCCAGTCGATGGTCTCGAACTGGCGCCTCGTGGTCGCCGGGATGATGCTGGTGTCCATGACGACCGTGAGCTTCTACCTCATCACCGTCTACACGCCGACCTTCGGCAAGAGCGTGCTGCACCTGAGCACGACCGATGCGCTGGTGGTCACGCTGTGCGTGGCCATTTCCAATTTCTTCTGGCTGCCTGTCATGGGCGCGCTGTCGGATCGCGTCGGGCGCAAGCCGCTCCTGATCGTCTTCACCGTGCTGACCATCCTCACCGCGTACCCGTCGCTCAAGTGGCTGGTCGGCGCGCCGAGCTTCGTGCGCATGCTCGAGGTCGAACTGTGGCTGTCGTTCCTGTACGCCAGCTACAACGGCGCGATGGTCGTGGCGCTCACCGAAGTGATGCCGGTCCACGTGCGCACCGCCGGCTTCTCGCTGGCCTACAGTCTGGCGACCGCGGTGTTCGGCGGCTTCACGCCGGCCATTGCCACCGGCCTCATCGAGATGACCGGCGACAAGGGCGCGCCCGGCCTGTGGATGACGGCCGCGGCGATCTGCGGACTGATCGCCACGCTCATCCTGTACCGCCGCCAGGCGCGCACGCCGACACCTTACGGCGCACCGGCGTAG